A genomic segment from Psychrobacter arcticus 273-4 encodes:
- a CDS encoding thiol:disulfide interchange protein DsbA/DsbL, translating to MKRIIALTGLACAIGFANIGAQAANYVAGKDYRVLDNPEKISGDAIIVREFFWYGCPHCNVLNPHMEKWAKTKDKDVAFFKTPAALNPVWEASARGFYAAQLLGFEDKTHDALFDAVHKDGKQLFDQSSLSKWYASKGVNEKKFNSLYNSFAVGTKIGRSQAGAKRYQLSGVPAVVVQGKYVVTGESATVPKVVDFLVDKVRAEKK from the coding sequence ATGAAACGTATCATCGCATTAACTGGTTTGGCTTGCGCTATTGGATTTGCCAATATAGGTGCACAAGCTGCCAATTATGTCGCAGGAAAAGACTATCGTGTGTTAGATAATCCAGAAAAAATCAGCGGTGATGCTATCATTGTGCGTGAGTTTTTTTGGTATGGTTGCCCGCATTGTAACGTCCTTAATCCGCATATGGAAAAATGGGCAAAAACCAAAGATAAAGATGTGGCATTCTTTAAAACACCAGCAGCGTTAAATCCTGTTTGGGAAGCCAGTGCCCGTGGTTTTTATGCCGCGCAATTACTTGGTTTTGAAGACAAGACCCATGATGCTTTATTTGATGCCGTACATAAAGATGGTAAGCAGTTATTTGACCAGTCTTCATTAAGCAAATGGTACGCCTCAAAAGGTGTGAACGAAAAGAAATTTAATAGCCTTTATAACTCTTTCGCCGTTGGTACCAAAATCGGGCGCTCACAAGCAGGTGCTAAGCGTTATCAGCTATCAGGTGTGCCAGCGGTTGTTGTGCAAGGCAAATACGTCGTAACGGGCGAAAGTGCTACCGTACCTAAAGTGGTTGATTTCCTAGTCGACAAAGTACGTGCCGAAAAGAAATAG
- the ubiG gene encoding bifunctional 2-polyprenyl-6-hydroxyphenol methylase/3-demethylubiquinol 3-O-methyltransferase UbiG codes for MSQALSSRQPLNTQANDSGMAENTVNAINVDPSEVEKFNKLAGEWWNKTGAFATLHEINPLRLNWIEENVKCGYVSADHQKTAEMGLAGKKVLDVGCGGGILSEAMARRGADVTGIDLGTENLKAASLHAEQSNLQDTLRYQHIPVEALAATHAGQFDVVTCMEMLEHVPDPAAIVDACFKLLAPGGVCVLSTINRNPKSYLFAIVGAEYVLRLLDRGTHDYAKFITPAELDKMAIDAGFTRQDIIGLHYNPLTKRYWLAQNVDVNYMMAVQKPRA; via the coding sequence ATGAGCCAAGCTTTATCTTCTAGACAGCCTTTGAACACTCAAGCAAATGATAGTGGCATGGCTGAAAATACCGTAAACGCTATCAATGTCGATCCAAGCGAAGTGGAAAAGTTTAATAAATTGGCAGGTGAGTGGTGGAATAAAACCGGTGCTTTTGCGACCTTACATGAGATCAATCCGCTGCGTCTAAATTGGATAGAGGAAAATGTTAAGTGTGGCTACGTGAGTGCTGACCATCAGAAAACAGCAGAAATGGGCTTGGCTGGTAAAAAAGTTCTTGATGTTGGTTGTGGCGGTGGTATCTTGTCAGAAGCTATGGCACGTCGCGGCGCAGATGTGACTGGTATCGACCTTGGGACAGAAAACCTCAAAGCGGCAAGCTTACATGCTGAGCAAAGCAATTTACAAGATACCTTACGCTATCAGCATATTCCGGTTGAAGCTTTAGCTGCTACTCATGCTGGTCAGTTTGATGTCGTGACTTGTATGGAAATGCTAGAGCATGTACCAGATCCAGCCGCTATTGTAGACGCCTGTTTTAAGCTCTTGGCGCCAGGCGGGGTATGCGTATTATCAACGATTAACCGTAATCCTAAATCCTATTTGTTTGCTATCGTCGGTGCAGAGTACGTATTGCGCTTGCTTGATCGCGGCACGCACGATTACGCCAAATTTATCACGCCAGCTGAGCTTGATAAAATGGCGATTGATGCAGGTTTTACGCGCCAAGATATCATTGGACTACATTATAATCCATTGACCAAGCGTTACTGGTTGGCTCAAAACGTCGATGTCAATTATATGATGGCAGTACAGAAACCTCGCGCTTAA
- a CDS encoding HAD family hydrolase, whose amino-acid sequence MSQFVKVVLFDLDGTLIDTAADFVRIIGKMSHENGWQAPSEIEIREQVSAGASAMVQLMLRHNDQTDFSEETLLEFRQQFLDDYEADICVDSCVFNGLEDVLSALEEKGVPWGIVTNKPRYLSELLLKKMQLNTRCAVLVCPDDVSRPKPDPEPMYAALEKLGIPRGAAASVIYVGDHIRDIEAGNAAGMLTILAAYGYIPPEDQNNLKKWGADYITDTPEQLSKLLLSSGKFDYL is encoded by the coding sequence ATGAGCCAATTTGTAAAAGTGGTCTTATTTGACCTAGATGGGACACTGATTGATACGGCTGCTGATTTTGTACGTATTATTGGCAAAATGAGCCATGAAAACGGCTGGCAAGCGCCCTCTGAGATAGAGATTCGTGAGCAAGTCTCTGCAGGTGCTTCGGCGATGGTACAGCTGATGCTACGTCATAATGACCAGACAGATTTTAGTGAAGAGACTTTGCTTGAGTTTCGTCAGCAGTTTTTGGACGATTATGAAGCCGATATTTGTGTGGATAGTTGTGTTTTTAACGGACTTGAAGATGTTTTAAGTGCCCTTGAAGAAAAGGGCGTACCGTGGGGTATCGTGACCAATAAACCGCGCTATTTATCAGAGCTGTTATTAAAAAAAATGCAGCTAAACACGCGCTGTGCGGTTTTAGTTTGTCCTGATGATGTGTCACGTCCTAAGCCTGACCCAGAGCCTATGTATGCGGCGCTAGAGAAGCTTGGTATTCCTCGCGGCGCTGCTGCAAGTGTGATTTATGTTGGCGATCATATCCGTGATATTGAAGCTGGCAATGCCGCTGGTATGCTGACGATTTTGGCCGCTTATGGTTATATTCCGCCTGAAGATCAGAACAACTTGAAGAAATGGGGTGCAGATTATATTACCGATACCCCTGAGCAGTTGAGTAAATTACTGCTTTCTTCTGGTAAGTTCGACTATTTATAA
- a CDS encoding YciK family oxidoreductase, which yields MPVWTHDDIRDFVPPENCLDGKTILVTGAGDGIGRVAALTYARYGATVLLLGRTSSKLEYVYDEIESFGGKQPAMLPMNLEGATYAEMQKLENLIHREVGQLDGILHNAGMLGPLTPLEMYDVDMFAQVMKINFTSTFMLTQALLPLLKDAPQGSIVFTSSSVGTHPRAFWGAYALSKQAVEGMSDIFTQETQNTTNLRFNCINPGGTRTNMRAHAYPGENPMSLKTPEDIMAGYVCLMSDESIGVRGQVVELQPKD from the coding sequence ATGCCAGTTTGGACTCACGATGATATTCGTGACTTTGTGCCACCTGAAAACTGTTTAGATGGCAAGACTATCTTAGTCACAGGGGCAGGTGATGGTATTGGTCGTGTTGCGGCTTTGACCTATGCTCGCTATGGCGCAACGGTTCTGTTATTGGGACGCACCAGTAGCAAGCTTGAATATGTTTATGATGAAATCGAGAGCTTTGGTGGTAAGCAACCTGCCATGCTACCGATGAATTTGGAAGGCGCTACTTATGCAGAAATGCAAAAGCTAGAAAATTTGATTCATAGAGAAGTGGGTCAGCTTGATGGGATATTGCATAACGCGGGGATGCTTGGTCCATTGACGCCACTTGAGATGTACGATGTTGATATGTTTGCTCAAGTCATGAAGATTAACTTTACTTCGACTTTTATGCTTACCCAAGCGTTACTGCCTTTATTAAAAGATGCGCCGCAGGGTTCTATCGTCTTTACTTCTAGCAGCGTCGGTACGCATCCTCGTGCGTTTTGGGGTGCCTATGCGCTGTCCAAGCAAGCAGTAGAAGGGATGAGCGATATCTTTACCCAAGAGACGCAAAACACTACCAATCTGCGTTTTAACTGTATAAATCCGGGTGGCACTCGCACCAATATGCGTGCTCACGCTTATCCAGGTGAAAATCCGATGAGTCTTAAAACCCCTGAGGATATTATGGCAGGTTATGTTTGCTTGATGAGTGATGAGAGTATCGGGGTACGTGGACAAGTGGTCGAGTTACAACCCAAGGATTGA
- a CDS encoding DksA/TraR family C4-type zinc finger protein translates to MAGGWSRDGAEHEQMDATVNDALERARRALPTGKSAEFCDECGNPIPEARRIAVAGVQHCVGCQSELEQEAKAAELFNRRGSKDSQLR, encoded by the coding sequence ATGGCAGGTGGTTGGTCAAGAGATGGTGCTGAGCATGAGCAAATGGATGCGACCGTCAACGATGCGCTAGAGCGCGCACGCCGCGCATTGCCGACAGGTAAAAGCGCAGAGTTTTGTGATGAATGCGGCAACCCAATTCCAGAAGCACGGCGTATTGCAGTAGCCGGTGTACAGCACTGTGTTGGTTGTCAGAGCGAGCTTGAGCAAGAAGCAAAAGCCGCGGAGTTGTTTAATCGACGTGGTAGTAAAGACAGTCAATTACGTTAA
- a CDS encoding CobW family GTP-binding protein: MCNPINTTGAYLKSSIIHQNIPCTLVTGFLGAGKTTLINQLIMSKPANERWALLINEFGRIGIDAVLVTSSQDSRTTNDIAVREVSGGCICCTSQLPLQIAIGRLLSEHHPQRLLIEPTGLAHPRELIRQLSAAHWQTALKMQAVITVLSAVQWQQDKYRSHEGFQAHVRDADVLVINRYVQLNADEKQMLQAWIAKLNAQVFIIWADCDYQTTSNDIGTINTYLATLSEQLAKPSQTILQQRIVNIAQPKKSVISLQPLSNSLANKPLFNPSTNDNATQADKEIELPYRYHEKQQDIVLAGWRLPAHYVLNADKLQDWLLTLPNWQRIKGVVHTSNGWLQINFTPDSLTTKTVSTQVDSRLEIILQASTGQEDVIEIKVDWEAYDRELMAIVIFIYS, encoded by the coding sequence ATATGTAATCCTATTAATACCACGGGCGCCTACTTGAAATCCTCTATTATTCATCAGAATATACCCTGCACCTTGGTGACAGGGTTTTTGGGTGCTGGAAAAACGACTCTCATTAATCAGTTGATTATGAGCAAGCCTGCGAATGAGCGCTGGGCATTATTGATTAACGAGTTTGGTCGTATTGGTATCGATGCGGTGCTAGTCACAAGCTCACAAGATAGCCGTACGACAAATGATATTGCCGTTCGTGAAGTCAGCGGTGGCTGTATTTGTTGTACCAGCCAGCTGCCCCTACAGATTGCCATTGGTCGCCTGCTCAGTGAGCATCATCCGCAGCGCCTGCTTATTGAACCGACAGGTCTTGCCCATCCACGTGAGCTTATACGGCAGCTTAGCGCAGCGCATTGGCAGACTGCTCTAAAGATGCAAGCCGTCATAACCGTGCTTAGCGCTGTGCAATGGCAACAAGACAAGTATCGTTCCCATGAAGGTTTTCAAGCGCATGTCCGCGATGCAGATGTCTTGGTGATCAATCGCTATGTTCAACTGAATGCTGACGAAAAACAAATGTTGCAAGCGTGGATAGCCAAGCTAAATGCACAGGTTTTTATTATTTGGGCAGATTGCGACTATCAAACGACTTCTAATGATATAGGTACAATAAATACCTATTTAGCGACGTTAAGCGAGCAGCTGGCCAAGCCCAGTCAAACTATCTTGCAACAGCGGATAGTCAATATCGCTCAGCCGAAAAAATCTGTGATTAGCTTGCAGCCGCTAAGTAATTCATTAGCGAATAAGCCATTATTCAACCCTTCTACAAACGATAATGCTACTCAGGCAGACAAAGAGATAGAGCTGCCCTATCGCTATCATGAAAAGCAGCAGGACATCGTGCTAGCAGGTTGGCGACTGCCGGCACACTATGTATTAAATGCTGATAAGTTGCAGGATTGGCTGCTAACGCTGCCAAACTGGCAACGCATCAAAGGCGTAGTGCATACGTCTAATGGCTGGCTACAGATTAACTTTACTCCTGATAGCTTAACCACAAAGACGGTGAGCACACAAGTCGATAGCCGACTAGAAATTATTTTGCAAGCAAGTACTGGGCAAGAAGATGTGATAGAGATTAAGGTAGATTGGGAAGCCTATGACCGTGAGCTGATGGCGATAGTAATTTTTATCTATAGTTGA